In Lachnospiraceae bacterium, one DNA window encodes the following:
- the pheA gene encoding prephenate dehydratase, whose translation MENLDLKEIRNKLDEIDTQLVGLFEKRMALCSDVAEFKIQTGKKVYDGERERQKLEAVTAMAGNDFNKKGVYELFSQIMTISRKLQYGLLIRHGQALETGFTMTDSLKKEGARIAYQGVEGSYGHGAALKYFGQDADVYHVKSMEDAMLEVEEGRADFAVLPIENSSAGAVSDNYDLLVKHNVYIVGETELPVSHALLGLPGATLEDIHQVYSHPQALMQCSRYLNSHRQWRQISMENTAVSAKKVLEDGDVTQAAVASEIAGKLYDLKVLEPSINYNKNNATRFIILAKDPVYQKEANKISICFECAHKSGTLYNMLGNLIYNNVNMLMIESRPIPGKSWEYRFFVDVEGNLSDPAVQNALKGIAEEAATLRILGNYEA comes from the coding sequence ATGGAAAATCTGGACTTGAAAGAGATACGCAACAAATTAGATGAGATCGATACCCAGCTGGTAGGGCTGTTTGAAAAAAGAATGGCTCTTTGCTCTGATGTAGCTGAGTTTAAGATACAGACAGGAAAAAAGGTATACGATGGAGAGAGAGAACGCCAGAAATTAGAAGCAGTTACTGCCATGGCAGGAAATGATTTTAATAAAAAAGGTGTATATGAGCTGTTTTCCCAAATCATGACCATCAGCCGCAAGCTGCAGTATGGTCTGCTGATCCGCCATGGACAGGCTTTGGAAACCGGTTTTACCATGACAGATTCCCTTAAAAAAGAAGGTGCCCGCATTGCTTATCAGGGTGTGGAAGGCTCCTATGGACATGGTGCGGCTTTAAAATATTTTGGTCAGGACGCAGATGTTTATCATGTAAAATCCATGGAAGATGCTATGTTAGAGGTAGAAGAAGGAAGAGCAGATTTTGCGGTTCTGCCTATTGAAAATTCTTCTGCCGGGGCAGTCAGTGACAATTATGATCTTCTGGTAAAGCATAATGTATACATAGTAGGAGAGACAGAACTTCCGGTAAGTCATGCTCTTTTAGGACTGCCAGGTGCGACTTTGGAAGATATCCATCAGGTCTATTCCCATCCTCAGGCACTGATGCAGTGTTCCCGGTATTTAAACAGCCACAGGCAGTGGCGGCAGATAAGCATGGAAAATACGGCTGTTTCTGCAAAGAAAGTGTTAGAAGACGGCGATGTGACACAGGCTGCAGTAGCCAGTGAGATCGCAGGAAAGCTGTATGACCTGAAGGTTCTGGAACCGTCCATTAATTATAATAAAAACAATGCCACCCGTTTTATTATCCTTGCAAAAGATCCTGTTTACCAGAAAGAAGCAAATAAGATCAGCATCTGCTTTGAATGTGCCCACAAGAGCGGTACTCTTTATAATATGCTTGGAAACCTGATCTACAACAACGTAAATATGCTGATGATCGAGTCCAGACCGATACCTGGAAAAAGCTGGGAATACCGTTTCTTTGTAGATGTGGAAGGAAATTTAAGTGATCCCGCTGTTCAGAACGCATTAAAGGGCATTGCAGAAGAGGCAGCCACACTGCGCATCCTGGGCAATTATGAAGCTTAA
- a CDS encoding prepilin-type N-terminal cleavage/methylation domain-containing protein — MKSKEGFTLLELIAVLSISAVVAVWASGFFGSQLTVYRKHMQLYQAESMGDAAAFKITSRLEQSASFRIDPGKDDVLYYLEGEDWNSLTQEDIDQVSAGDYRVKLDFSDTEPEIAVVYITILYKEEEIHTRKIELPALYGQQEAEQMEGT, encoded by the coding sequence ATGAAAAGCAAAGAAGGATTTACGCTGTTGGAGCTGATCGCCGTTCTTTCTATCAGCGCGGTGGTGGCTGTATGGGCGTCCGGCTTTTTTGGCAGTCAGCTGACGGTGTACAGAAAACATATGCAGTTATATCAGGCGGAAAGCATGGGAGATGCAGCTGCGTTTAAGATCACATCCAGATTGGAGCAGTCTGCTTCTTTTCGCATAGATCCGGGAAAAGATGATGTTTTGTATTATCTGGAAGGAGAAGATTGGAACAGCCTTACACAAGAAGACATTGACCAGGTATCAGCTGGCGATTACCGGGTAAAACTGGATTTTTCTGATACAGAACCGGAAATAGCAGTGGTATATATCACCATTTTATATAAGGAAGAAGAGATCCATACCCGGAAAATAGAACTGCCGGCTCTTTATGGTCAGCAGGAAGCAGAACAGATGGAGGGGACATAA
- a CDS encoding ATP-binding protein, with protein MNINELVIYRNLKHEDLFEDMASLMGLGSSEKKADAFGCAGQLVELAVEYGFEGNLWHCFLALCLADNENAYTTTCEIRGNAGGTLDMLARNDYRIFKALFDFNIETLEPAVMWKELADYRPSNQESRVFNRRIRDRIVDLAVLLEKSADETEFQSHMAAFYGEYGVGKFGLNKAFRIIEKEDEHQFIIDPIINVEHVYFKDIVGYEAQKKKLIENTEAFISGKEANNVLLFGDAGTGKSSSVKAILNEYYGQGLRMIEVYKHQFKALSEVLEQVKDRNYKFIIYMDDLSFEEYELEYKYLKAILEGGLGKRPKNVLIYATSNRRHLIREKFSDKRELDDDLHNNDTVQEKLSLAARFGVTIYYGSPDKFQFQGIVKALAEKYQLDMPEDELLLEANKWELSHGGLSGRTASQFITHLLGRK; from the coding sequence ATGAACATCAATGAACTTGTGATCTACAGAAATTTAAAGCATGAAGATCTTTTTGAGGATATGGCCAGTCTTATGGGACTGGGAAGCAGTGAAAAAAAGGCAGATGCCTTTGGCTGTGCAGGACAGCTTGTAGAACTGGCTGTAGAATACGGCTTTGAGGGCAATTTATGGCATTGTTTCTTAGCTCTCTGTCTGGCAGATAATGAAAATGCCTACACCACCACCTGTGAGATACGGGGAAATGCCGGCGGCACACTGGATATGCTGGCAAGAAATGATTACCGTATTTTCAAGGCATTATTTGACTTTAATATTGAAACATTAGAGCCGGCGGTTATGTGGAAGGAGCTTGCAGATTATCGTCCATCTAACCAGGAAAGCCGCGTGTTCAACCGCCGAATCAGAGACCGTATCGTAGATCTGGCAGTACTCCTTGAGAAATCAGCTGATGAAACAGAGTTCCAAAGCCATATGGCGGCTTTCTACGGTGAGTACGGCGTAGGAAAATTCGGCTTAAACAAGGCATTCCGTATTATTGAAAAAGAAGATGAGCATCAGTTTATCATTGATCCGATCATCAATGTAGAACATGTGTATTTTAAAGATATTGTTGGATACGAGGCACAGAAGAAGAAGCTGATCGAGAACACGGAAGCATTTATCAGCGGAAAAGAAGCTAATAACGTTCTGCTGTTCGGTGATGCAGGTACCGGAAAATCTTCCAGTGTTAAGGCCATTCTCAATGAATATTATGGCCAGGGACTGCGAATGATCGAAGTGTATAAGCATCAATTTAAGGCACTTTCTGAAGTATTAGAGCAGGTCAAGGACCGCAACTATAAGTTCATCATTTACATGGATGATCTTTCCTTTGAGGAATATGAGCTGGAATATAAATATCTGAAGGCGATCTTAGAGGGCGGTCTTGGAAAGCGTCCGAAAAATGTGCTGATCTATGCAACTTCAAACCGCCGTCATCTTATCCGTGAGAAGTTCTCTGATAAGAGAGAATTAGATGATGATCTGCATAATAATGATACTGTTCAGGAGAAGCTTTCCCTGGCAGCCCGTTTTGGCGTTACGATCTATTATGGTTCTCCGGACAAGTTCCAGTTCCAGGGCATTGTAAAGGCGCTTGCAGAAAAATACCAGCTGGATATGCCGGAAGATGAACTGTTATTAGAAGCAAACAAGTGGGAGTTAAGCCATGGCGGTCTGTCAGGACGTACCGCTTCCCAGTTTATTACACATTTGTTAGGAAGAAAGTGA
- a CDS encoding prepilin-type N-terminal cleavage/methylation domain-containing protein gives MKNEMQEKKQNTGEDRKGFTLIELIAVLGILSVLMAVAVPSVLGYIKSARRMAAYTDAQITADAVQQYLDEQREEGKLTIGKLHRLMNLDLDDPDNELSGYMSAGSKNALVISVDADIKTGQLEKMIYQDKWVKVRVTVEADGTRKVEEIE, from the coding sequence ATGAAAAATGAAATGCAGGAGAAAAAGCAGAATACAGGCGAAGACAGGAAAGGATTTACTCTCATTGAACTGATCGCAGTGTTAGGCATTCTTTCAGTCCTTATGGCAGTAGCAGTCCCATCTGTCTTAGGTTATATAAAAAGTGCCAGAAGGATGGCTGCATACACAGATGCCCAGATCACAGCAGATGCAGTACAGCAGTATCTGGATGAACAGAGAGAAGAAGGAAAGCTTACCATTGGAAAGCTTCACAGGCTGATGAACCTGGATCTGGACGATCCGGACAATGAGCTGTCCGGATATATGTCTGCAGGCAGTAAAAATGCCCTGGTAATATCTGTAGATGCAGACATAAAAACAGGACAGTTAGAAAAAATGATATATCAGGATAAATGGGTGAAAGTCCGTGTCACAGTAGAAGCTGACGGCACCCGGAAAGTGGAAGAAATAGAATAA
- a CDS encoding type II secretion system GspH family protein, giving the protein MRNEREKYREQEGFTLVELICVIAIMGILMAIAVPSYNHFQERSAKQVAIANARSNYVQGKAQQEMLDAGVLAEEETQSYYYDADNDTAVWEGKIGKKTYKAEYSGKTGEGRMLSGGN; this is encoded by the coding sequence ATGAGGAACGAAAGAGAAAAATATAGGGAACAGGAAGGATTTACTTTAGTGGAACTGATCTGCGTGATCGCGATCATGGGTATTCTCATGGCAATTGCTGTACCTTCTTACAATCATTTCCAGGAACGGTCTGCCAAACAGGTAGCAATTGCCAATGCCAGGTCCAATTATGTCCAGGGGAAAGCACAGCAGGAGATGTTAGATGCAGGTGTTCTGGCAGAAGAGGAAACACAAAGCTATTATTATGATGCAGATAATGATACGGCGGTCTGGGAAGGTAAGATAGGAAAGAAGACCTATAAAGCAGAATATTCAGGAAAGACGGGAGAAGGCCGTATGCTATCAGGCGGTAATTAA
- a CDS encoding A24 family peptidase, which translates to MNSFIFISVLCSCLLLYSAWTDGREGYIPDQVSILIFVLSLFSVLNGYGPGFLIRIAGAFFCGGLLELIRLISKGGIGMGDVKLMTACGFYLGIVPGIFVLMLSYMLAGLFCLPVLLLKKASLKTRIPMAPFFAAAMILMLFFEKPLLAWYFSLWNIFCIP; encoded by the coding sequence ATGAACTCTTTTATCTTTATTTCTGTCCTGTGCAGCTGCCTTCTTCTTTATAGTGCATGGACCGACGGAAGAGAAGGCTATATACCGGACCAGGTCAGCATTCTGATCTTTGTCCTGTCACTTTTCAGTGTGTTAAACGGATACGGTCCCGGATTTTTAATCCGCATAGCAGGTGCATTTTTCTGCGGCGGTCTTTTGGAACTGATCCGCTTAATAAGCAAAGGCGGTATTGGTATGGGTGATGTAAAGCTGATGACTGCCTGTGGCTTCTATCTCGGAATTGTTCCAGGCATTTTTGTCCTGATGCTTTCCTATATGCTTGCAGGCCTCTTCTGTCTTCCTGTTCTGCTTTTAAAAAAAGCCTCTTTAAAGACCAGGATTCCCATGGCACCATTCTTCGCAGCTGCCATGATCCTGATGCTCTTCTTTGAAAAACCCCTGCTCGCCTGGTACTTTTCCCTATGGAATATTTTCTGTATCCCCTAA
- a CDS encoding type II secretion system GspH family protein, which translates to MNRRNKEKQAGFSLVEVVVSTAILFSVAGAFLAMTAANGKLLAREHSLVQGAYELSALAQKGEGSPTGETFEVIFLGNEGDALEVFSGYKVTDENGDGMTYYKRGDP; encoded by the coding sequence ATGAACAGAAGAAATAAGGAAAAACAGGCTGGATTTTCCCTGGTAGAAGTGGTGGTCAGTACAGCAATCCTCTTTTCTGTGGCAGGAGCATTTCTTGCCATGACAGCTGCAAATGGAAAACTTCTTGCCAGAGAGCATTCTCTGGTACAGGGCGCTTATGAATTGTCAGCCCTGGCCCAAAAGGGTGAAGGAAGCCCAACAGGTGAAACATTTGAAGTCATTTTTCTGGGGAATGAAGGAGATGCCCTGGAAGTATTTTCCGGATATAAAGTAACAGATGAAAACGGTGATGGAATGACTTATTACAAAAGGGGAGATCCATGA
- a CDS encoding GspE/PulE family protein yields MSVKTNVEEMLVEKGIITRAQLERVKKVQFDHRDKSLTDIMLLLGYTTEAGILKCFSEKEADDVVCLDEKPADPAALAALPASFIRRNNVFPVCFAKGELVTAFTFPVDPHVLDEAEALSGMVIRPVLTSLDQMKTAIAGIGSTAEHENEDGKATEEKSESAPVIRLVNTLIESAYKRNASDIHIEPGKDYLTIRFRINGDLGLYTEMEMLYHRPVVTRLKLMGGMDIAEKRLPQDGKYRYESQEITTDLRISTLPSVYGETVVLRLLGNDRDSNLMDIRRLGMSETQEEIFGRMLKAPFGIILVTGPTGSGKSTTLYAALNRLGAKKINRVTVEDPVEKVIPGVTQVQVNAKSGLTFAAVLRSILRQDPDVIMVGEMRDEETADIGVRAAVTGHLVLSTLHTNDCVSVIYRLKNMGIPFYMIAAALTGVVAQRLVKVLCPHCKRKVLAESGTRHLIRELTGEEVEEVWEAVGCGECQFTGYSHRTAVYEMLELDEKGRNMIRDGEAAEKIRYYQRERGFPSLQEQAAEMVIAGEMDMKEAENVIYSVN; encoded by the coding sequence ATGTCAGTAAAGACCAATGTAGAAGAAATGCTGGTGGAAAAAGGCATCATCACCAGAGCACAGCTGGAACGTGTGAAAAAGGTACAGTTTGACCACAGAGACAAAAGCCTTACAGATATCATGCTCCTTTTAGGGTATACCACAGAAGCGGGGATTTTAAAATGTTTCAGTGAGAAGGAAGCAGATGACGTAGTCTGTTTAGATGAGAAACCTGCAGATCCGGCGGCGTTAGCTGCTCTTCCTGCATCTTTTATCAGAAGAAATAATGTTTTCCCTGTATGTTTTGCAAAAGGAGAGCTGGTAACAGCGTTTACATTTCCTGTTGATCCTCATGTTTTAGATGAGGCAGAGGCTTTGTCAGGAATGGTGATTCGGCCGGTCCTGACTTCCCTGGACCAGATGAAAACGGCTATTGCAGGCATAGGAAGTACAGCTGAGCATGAAAATGAAGATGGAAAAGCAACCGAAGAAAAAAGTGAAAGTGCCCCGGTGATCCGTCTGGTAAATACGCTGATCGAATCTGCCTATAAAAGAAATGCCAGTGATATTCATATAGAACCGGGGAAAGATTATCTTACCATTCGTTTTCGCATTAACGGGGATCTGGGGCTGTATACAGAGATGGAAATGCTCTATCACCGCCCGGTAGTTACCAGATTAAAGCTGATGGGCGGAATGGATATTGCAGAAAAACGGCTTCCCCAGGATGGAAAATACCGCTATGAAAGCCAGGAGATCACTACAGACCTGCGTATTTCCACATTGCCTTCGGTTTATGGAGAAACCGTGGTGCTGCGGTTGCTAGGAAATGACAGAGACAGTAATCTTATGGATATACGCCGTCTTGGAATGAGCGAAACACAGGAAGAGATATTCGGCAGAATGTTAAAAGCCCCATTTGGTATCATCCTGGTAACCGGGCCTACAGGAAGTGGGAAATCTACCACTCTTTATGCAGCATTAAACCGTCTGGGCGCCAAGAAGATCAACCGCGTTACAGTAGAAGACCCGGTGGAAAAGGTAATCCCCGGAGTGACGCAGGTACAGGTCAATGCAAAATCAGGGCTGACATTTGCAGCAGTACTCCGTTCTATTCTCCGGCAGGATCCGGATGTGATCATGGTAGGCGAAATGAGAGATGAAGAAACGGCGGATATTGGTGTAAGAGCTGCCGTCACCGGCCATCTGGTGCTTTCCACTTTGCATACTAATGACTGTGTATCAGTGATCTACCGTTTGAAAAATATGGGAATCCCATTTTATATGATCGCAGCAGCACTTACAGGCGTGGTGGCACAGCGTCTGGTAAAAGTGCTCTGTCCCCATTGTAAGAGAAAGGTATTAGCGGAAAGCGGGACCAGACATCTGATCCGGGAACTTACAGGTGAAGAAGTAGAAGAGGTATGGGAAGCTGTTGGATGCGGAGAATGCCAGTTTACCGGTTACAGCCATAGAACCGCTGTCTATGAAATGCTGGAGCTGGATGAAAAAGGGAGAAATATGATAAGGGATGGGGAAGCTGCTGAGAAGATCCGGTATTATCAGAGAGAAAGAGGTTTTCCGTCCCTTCAGGAACAGGCGGCAGAAATGGTGATCGCCGGTGAAATGGATATGAAAGAAGCGGAAAATGTTATTTATTCTGTTAATTAA
- a CDS encoding 1-acyl-sn-glycerol-3-phosphate acyltransferase: MIRLILVLSAVALYLILSLPVLFYLRSLEKKDAVAATLKSLNMVRWILGIVRNLAGITCEVRGLENIPKDRAVLYVGNHRSYFDIVMGYTTVPSPTGFIAKKEMIGIPLLNLWMEQMNCLFLDRANIKEGLKTILTGIEKVKGGVSMWIFPEGTRNESKDPADLMEFHEGSLKIAEKSGCPVIPVAITGTDDVFERHTPWIRKSHVIIEYGEPIYLKELPPDKKKFPGAYTRDVISSMLRRQMEEREGK; the protein is encoded by the coding sequence ATGATACGTTTGATTTTAGTGCTGTCAGCAGTGGCGCTGTACCTGATATTATCTCTTCCGGTGCTTTTTTATTTAAGATCTCTGGAAAAAAAAGATGCAGTTGCAGCTACTTTAAAAAGCCTGAATATGGTACGATGGATACTTGGGATCGTCAGAAATCTGGCGGGTATTACCTGTGAGGTAAGAGGACTGGAAAATATACCTAAAGATAGGGCTGTGCTGTATGTAGGAAACCATAGAAGTTATTTCGACATTGTAATGGGTTATACCACTGTACCTTCACCAACCGGTTTTATTGCCAAAAAAGAGATGATAGGCATTCCTCTTTTAAATTTGTGGATGGAGCAGATGAACTGTCTGTTTTTGGACCGCGCCAATATAAAGGAAGGTTTAAAGACCATTCTCACAGGAATTGAGAAGGTAAAAGGCGGTGTTTCCATGTGGATCTTTCCGGAAGGAACCAGAAATGAAAGCAAAGATCCAGCAGATCTGATGGAATTCCACGAAGGAAGCTTAAAGATCGCAGAAAAAAGCGGCTGTCCTGTGATCCCGGTAGCTATTACCGGTACAGATGATGTGTTTGAGCGCCATACTCCATGGATCCGCAAAAGCCATGTGATCATTGAGTACGGAGAGCCGATCTATTTAAAAGAGCTTCCTCCTGATAAAAAGAAATTCCCAGGTGCCTATACCAGAGATGTCATCAGCAGTATGCTGCGCAGACAGATGGAAGAAAGAGAAGGAAAGTAG
- a CDS encoding exopolyphosphatase, protein MAVRMFAAIDVGSFALELGIYEISDKGIKSIDHVRHMIALGSDTFSEGKISYGLADELCRVLEKFTETMKLYRVKDYRAYATTAMREAKNSRIILDQIRVRTGLEVHIISNSEQRFISYKAVASKAGEFNQIIQKGTAIVDVGFGSAQISLFDKDSLVATQNMPLGSLRLRSQLSKIPVSVEGNRLHIEEIVDNELITFRKMYLRDRQITNLIGIGDNILYLMRRLGIKGGESHVDAETMHVFYDKLSQMTINQIEENFGVNSDYANLLLPAAAVYTRILDITGAEMFWIPAIGICDGIAAEYASDKKLIRFDHNFENDILAAARNMAKKYKCHASHNQVLEQYAMNIFDSTKRFHGLGERDRLLLQIAVTLHACGKFISMKNSNECGYALIMSTEIIGLSHLEREIIANVVRYNIRDFDYDMMQLETEAGQDLAGVSDRTAITILIAKLTAILRLANSMDKTHKAKLIDSRMAVRDGRLVITTGYQGDLALESASFEQKAAFFEEIFGIRPVLKQKRRV, encoded by the coding sequence GTGGCAGTCAGAATGTTTGCGGCGATCGATGTAGGTTCTTTTGCCCTGGAGCTGGGGATTTATGAAATCTCAGACAAAGGGATCAAGAGTATTGATCATGTCCGTCATATGATCGCTTTAGGAAGCGATACCTTCAGTGAAGGAAAGATAAGTTATGGTTTGGCAGATGAATTGTGCCGGGTTCTGGAAAAATTTACGGAAACAATGAAGCTGTACCGGGTAAAGGACTACCGCGCCTATGCTACTACTGCCATGCGTGAGGCAAAAAACAGCCGCATTATCCTGGACCAGATACGGGTGCGTACCGGACTGGAGGTACACATTATCAGCAACTCTGAGCAGCGTTTTATCAGTTATAAGGCAGTTGCGTCAAAAGCAGGTGAGTTCAACCAGATCATCCAGAAAGGTACTGCTATTGTAGATGTAGGATTTGGCAGTGCCCAGATCTCGCTTTTTGACAAAGACTCTCTGGTAGCTACCCAGAACATGCCTCTTGGCAGCCTGCGCCTTCGCAGCCAGTTATCTAAAATACCTGTCAGCGTAGAGGGCAACAGACTGCATATTGAAGAGATCGTGGATAATGAACTGATCACTTTCAGGAAAATGTATTTAAGAGACCGCCAGATCACGAATCTCATCGGTATTGGAGATAATATTTTGTATCTTATGCGCCGTCTGGGCATAAAGGGTGGGGAAAGCCATGTAGATGCAGAAACGATGCATGTTTTTTATGATAAGCTTTCCCAGATGACCATTAACCAGATCGAAGAAAATTTCGGTGTAAACAGCGATTACGCAAATCTTCTTCTTCCTGCAGCAGCCGTTTATACAAGGATCCTGGATATAACCGGGGCAGAAATGTTCTGGATCCCGGCGATCGGTATATGTGACGGTATTGCAGCAGAATATGCCAGCGATAAAAAGCTGATCCGTTTTGATCATAACTTTGAAAATGATATTCTGGCGGCAGCCAGGAACATGGCGAAAAAATACAAATGCCACGCCAGCCATAATCAGGTATTAGAGCAGTATGCTATGAATATCTTCGACAGTACGAAACGCTTCCACGGACTGGGAGAACGTGACCGCCTGCTCCTTCAAATCGCAGTTACGCTCCATGCCTGCGGAAAATTCATCAGCATGAAAAATTCCAACGAATGCGGCTATGCCCTGATCATGTCCACAGAGATCATCGGATTAAGCCATTTAGAGCGTGAGATCATTGCCAATGTAGTCCGCTACAATATCCGTGATTTCGACTATGATATGATGCAGCTGGAAACAGAGGCGGGACAGGACCTGGCGGGAGTATCTGACCGGACGGCAATTACCATCCTCATCGCAAAGCTGACAGCGATCCTGCGTCTGGCAAATTCCATGGACAAGACCCATAAGGCAAAGCTCATTGATAGCCGTATGGCAGTAAGGGACGGCCGGCTGGTGATCACTACCGGCTATCAGGGGGATCTTGCGTTAGAGAGTGCTTCTTTTGAGCAGAAGGCGGCGTTCTTTGAGGAAATCTTTGGAATACGTCCTGTTTTGAAGCAGAAGAGGAGAGTGTAA
- a CDS encoding RNA degradosome polyphosphate kinase gives MAEKNDYVNRELSWIEFNYRVLSEARVKSIPLFDRLKFLSITASNLDEFYMVRVASLKDMVHAKYAKKDIAGLTAKEQLEKISEKTHQLVDVQYSTYNRSLVPALKQNGLRIVMEHEDLTRDEAAFADEYFHKNVYPVLTPMAFDSSRPFPLIRNKTLNIAALLKKKNEKDAELEFAMVQVPSVIPRIVELPEEKNDDGESQRVVILLEEIIERNMQSLFLNYDIVASHPFRIMRNADFSLDEEEAVDLLEEIQKQLKKRQWGEAIRLEIESNVDKQLLKILKKELSISSEDIFQISGPLDLTFLMKMYGLDGFSHLKTPKYIPQPVPELMNEDDIFTNIRKGDILLHHPYQSFDPVVNFVRSAARDPEVLAIKQTLYRVSGNSPIIAALAEAADNGKQVSVLVELKARFDEENNINWAKMLEKAGCHVIYGLVGLKTHSKITLVVRMEEDGIRRYVHLGTGNYNDSTAKLYTDCGILTCDPQIGEDATAVFNMLSGYSEPRAWNKLSVAPLWLRHRFLRMINRETEHAREGREAHIMAKMNSLCDKEIISALYDASCAGVKIELVVRGICCLKAGVPGLSENISVRSIVGNFLEHSRIFYFFNDGSPEVYMGSADWMPRNLDRRVEILFPVEDEILKEKVIHILELELEDNVKAHILKPDGSYEKVDKRGKVLVNSQEQFCKEAIEMAKACQDAGDPVVTRIFQPIVKVDVL, from the coding sequence ATGGCTGAGAAAAATGATTATGTAAACCGCGAATTAAGCTGGATCGAATTTAACTACCGTGTATTAAGCGAGGCGAGAGTTAAAAGCATCCCGCTGTTTGACCGCCTGAAATTTTTAAGCATCACTGCTTCTAATCTGGATGAATTTTACATGGTCCGTGTAGCTTCTTTAAAGGATATGGTCCATGCAAAATATGCGAAAAAAGATATTGCAGGACTGACTGCAAAAGAGCAGCTGGAAAAGATCAGTGAAAAGACCCATCAGCTGGTGGATGTGCAGTATTCCACCTACAACCGTTCCCTGGTACCGGCCTTAAAACAGAATGGCCTGCGCATTGTCATGGAACATGAGGATCTGACTAGGGATGAGGCTGCTTTTGCAGATGAATATTTTCACAAAAATGTGTACCCGGTCCTTACACCAATGGCATTTGACTCATCAAGACCGTTTCCGCTGATCCGCAATAAAACATTAAACATTGCAGCTCTTTTAAAGAAGAAAAATGAAAAAGATGCAGAGCTGGAATTTGCTATGGTACAGGTTCCATCTGTTATACCACGTATTGTGGAACTGCCGGAGGAAAAGAACGATGACGGGGAATCCCAGAGAGTAGTCATCCTGCTGGAGGAGATCATCGAGAGGAATATGCAGTCACTATTCTTAAACTATGATATTGTGGCTTCCCATCCTTTCCGTATTATGCGGAATGCAGACTTTTCACTGGATGAGGAAGAGGCAGTAGACCTGTTAGAAGAGATCCAGAAACAGCTGAAAAAACGCCAGTGGGGAGAAGCTATCCGTCTGGAGATTGAGTCCAATGTAGATAAACAGCTGTTAAAGATCTTAAAAAAAGAGCTGTCCATCAGCAGTGAAGATATTTTCCAGATCTCAGGACCATTAGACCTGACCTTTTTAATGAAAATGTATGGTCTGGACGGTTTTTCACATTTAAAAACGCCAAAATACATTCCTCAGCCTGTGCCTGAACTGATGAATGAGGATGATATTTTCACCAATATCCGCAAAGGTGATATCCTGCTCCACCATCCATACCAGAGCTTTGACCCGGTAGTCAACTTTGTCCGCAGTGCAGCAAGAGATCCTGAGGTGCTGGCTATTAAGCAGACCTTATACCGCGTCAGTGGAAATTCACCTATTATCGCAGCGTTGGCAGAGGCAGCAGATAACGGTAAGCAGGTATCTGTACTGGTAGAGTTAAAGGCCCGTTTTGATGAGGAAAATAACATTAACTGGGCAAAAATGTTAGAGAAAGCAGGCTGCCATGTTATCTATGGTCTGGTTGGCTTAAAGACTCACAGCAAGATAACCCTGGTTGTCCGTATGGAAGAAGATGGGATCCGCCGCTATGTTCACCTTGGAACCGGCAATTACAACGATTCTACGGCGAAACTTTATACAGACTGTGGCATATTAACCTGTGATCCGCAGATCGGTGAAGATGCAACAGCTGTGTTTAACATGCTTTCCGGATATTCTGAGCCAAGGGCATGGAATAAGCTGTCTGTAGCACCTTTATGGCTGCGCCACCGTTTCCTGCGGATGATCAACCGTGAAACAGAGCATGCGAGAGAAGGCAGAGAAGCCCATATTATGGCAAAAATGAACTCTCTCTGCGACAAGGAGATCATTTCCGCACTGTATGATGCCTCCTGTGCAGGTGTAAAGATTGAACTGGTAGTCCGGGGGATCTGTTGCTTGAAAGCAGGTGTACCTGGCTTAAGCGAAAATATTTCCGTGCGTTCTATTGTAGGAAATTTCCTGGAGCACAGCCGCATCTTCTACTTCTTCAATGATGGAAGCCCTGAGGTCTATATGGGCAGTGCAGACTGGATGCCGAGAAACTTAGACCGCCGTGTGGAGATACTGTTCCCTGTAGAAGATGAAATATTAAAAGAGAAAGTCATCCATATTTTAGAGCTGGAGCTGGAAGACAATGTTAAGGCTCATATCCTGAAACCAGACGGAAGCTATGAGAAAGTGGATAAACGGGGTAAAGTCCTTGTAAATTCCCAGGAACAGTTCTGCAAAGAGGCTATAGAGATGGCAAAGGCGTGTCAGGATGCCGGGGATCCGGTTGTGACCCGTATTTTTCAGCCTATCGTGAAGGTAGATGTACTGTAG